Below is a genomic region from Candidatus Bathyarchaeota archaeon.
CAACTCCCCAGCCTTCTCCGCCTCCTCAAGGATTCTCTGAAGCCTCTCACTCAGGGTTAAAACCCTCTCCATGCTTCTTTAATCCTCCTAAAGCTCGAGCTTCGCCCCTATGGCTAGGGAGACAACCGCCTGCAGCTCCTCAATCCTCATACCAGTCTCCAGTGTGAGGTCTGGGATTAGAGCGAAGATGGGGGTTATCTCCCCCCGCCTCAACACCTCCTCCCTGATTGGGAGCGTCTCCTTAGAGAACCTCTCAGGAATTATAATTATCTTGAAATCCTGCTCGTTAACCAGGTGTTCTAGGAGCTCAGCGACGGCTTCACCGTCCTCAGCCTCGTATCCTACTGCTCCTATGATCTGGAAGCACGTTACGAAGGATGATGGACCTACTACGGCTACGCTCATTTCATAATCACTCCCCTCTTCTAAATTAAAAAATTTGTGTAGTTTTGCTTATTTTGAGGTTTGGCCTCAGCCAATTTGTATCGCCTTAGATTTTTATTTATTCTCTAAATTTAATGGGAGATTATGTTTAGGAGATAATCT
It encodes:
- a CDS encoding V-type ATP synthase subunit F, whose protein sequence is MSVAVVGPSSFVTCFQIIGAVGYEAEDGEAVAELLEHLVNEQDFKIIIIPERFSKETLPIREEVLRRGEITPIFALIPDLTLETGMRIEELQAVVSLAIGAKLEL